One Setaria viridis chromosome 3, Setaria_viridis_v4.0, whole genome shotgun sequence DNA window includes the following coding sequences:
- the LOC117850396 gene encoding LEAF RUST 10 DISEASE-RESISTANCEUS RECEPTOR-LIKE PROTEIN KINASE-like 2.2 — protein MPLSGGILAISIVATITAGIVSVVCIVAIYMCAKVAVKMYLRGNGGDSRDRVASFTGEPGSSGGAGETDDVEMGSMSYFFEDIQKERPVRFSSQQLRAFTRNYAHKIGSGGFGVVYKGRFPNGAAVAVKVLNSTLGKRAEEQFMAEVGTIGRTYHINLVRLYGFCFDAAVKALVYEYMENGSLDGYLFDPPPERKVAFDKLHEIAVGTAKALRYLHEECAQRIIHYDIKPENVLLGAGLEPKVSDFGLARLCDREDTHLTITGARGTPGYAAPELWMPLPVTHKCDVYSYGMLMFEMLGRRRNLELGLHGRESQEWYPRWVWHRFEAGDTDAVVARAAAATGDRKERETAERVCKVALWCVQYRPEDRPSMGSVVRMLEGEDQIVAPCNPFAHLEPYNSSATQQSGDTTTTAGSYGSSDHVPSAR, from the exons ATGCCGCTCAGCGGTGGCATTCTTGCCATATCAATCG TTGCGACTATCACGGCTGGCATAGTGTCAGTCGTTTGCATAGTCGCGATATACATGTGCGCCAAAGTCGCCGTGAAGATGTATCTGCGAGGAAACGGCGGAGACAGTCGCGATCGCGTGGCGTCCTTCACCGGCGagcccggcagcagcggcggcgccggcgagaccGACGACGTGGAGATGGGGAGCATGAGCTACTTCTTCGAGGACATCCAGAAGGAGCGGCCGGTCCGGTTCAGCTCGCAGCAGCTGCGCGCCTTCACCCGGAACTACGCCCACAAGATCGGCTCCGGCGGCTTCGGCGTGGTGTACAAGGGCCGGTTCCCgaacggcgcggcggtggccgtgAAGGTGCTCAACAGCACGCTGGGCAAGCGCGCCGAGGAGCAGTTCATGGCGGAGGTCGGCACCATCGGCCGGACCTACCACATCAACCTCGTCAGGCTCTACGGCTTCTGCTTCGACGCCGCGGTGAAGGCGCTCGTGTACGAGTACATGGAGAACGGGTCGCTGGACGGGTACCTGTTCGACCCGCCGCCGGAGAGGAAGGTCGCGTTCGACAAGCTGCACGAGATCGCCGTCGGGACGGCGAAGGCGCTGCGGTACCTGCACGAGGAGTGCGCGCAGCGGATCATCCACTACGACATCAAGCCGGAGAACGTGCTCCTCGGCGCGGGGCTGGAGCCCAAGGTGTCCGACTTCGGGCTGGCGAGGCTGTGCGACAGGGAGGACACCCACCTGACCATCACCGGCGCGCGGGGCACGCCCGGGTACGCGGCGCCGGAGCTCTGGATGCCGCTCCCCGTGACGCACAAGTGCGACGTCTACAGCTACGGGATGCTGATGTTCGAGATGCTCGGGAGGCGCCGGAACCTGGAGCTGGGGTTGCACGGCCGCGAGAGCCAGGAGTGGTACCCGAGGTGGGTGTGGCACCGTTTCGAGGCGGGGGACACGGACGCCGTggtggcgcgcgccgcggcggcgacgggggacaggaaggagagggagacggCGGAGAGGGTGTGCAAGGTGGCGCTGTGGTGCGTGCAGTACCGGCCGGAGGACAGGCCGTCCATGGGCAGCGTCGTGAGGATGCTGGAAGGGGAGGACCAGATCGTCGCGCCGTGCAACCCGTTCGCGCACCTGGAGCCCTATAACTCCAGTGCGACGCAGCAGTCCGGGGACACCACTACCACCGCGGGCTCGTATGGTTCTTCAGACCATGTGCCTAGTGCCAGGTAG
- the LOC117848617 gene encoding rust resistance kinase Lr10, with translation MNSLALAGIIVGGIVIILAIKFLTRWIEVKREWQAERARLQAAAGAPIQPANGACVVSSPAPPYHANRVVEMGAVDRFLDDILREKPARFTPENLREFTRNYAERLGSGGFGVVYRGALPNGVQVAVKILNSTLDRRAEEQFMAEVGTAGRTYHINLVRLYGFCFDATTKALVYEYLENSSLDRVLFEREQHRDVIDGGALGFDTLYGIIVGTARGLRYLHEECQHRIIHYDIKPGNVLLTADYTAKVADFGLARLCNRDNTHLTMTGARGTPGYAAPELWLPLPVTHKCDVYSFGMLVFEILGRRRNLEPQHPAVSQEWYPKWVWQRFDQGRFGDVMAASGIHAKDRDKAERMCKVALWCVQYQPEARLSMSSVVRMLEGEEEIARPVNPFTYMASLHTISCSSSGGSAAASSYS, from the exons ATGAACTCCCTTGCTTTAG CTGGGATCATCGTCGGCGGCATTGTTATCATCTTGGCCATAAAATTCCTCACCAGATGGATCGAGGTAAAACGAGAATGGCAGGCGGAGCGCGCGcggctgcaggcggcggcgggcgcgccaaTCCAGCCGGCCAATGGTGCGTGCGTcgtgtcgtcgccggcgccgccttaTCACGCTAACCGCGTCGTCGAGATGGGTGCCGTGGACCGGTTCCTGGACGACATCCTGCGCGAGAAGCCCGCGCGGTTCACGCCGGAGAACCTCCGCGAGTTCACCAGGAACTACGCGGAGCGCCTCGGCTCCGGCGGCTTCGGCGTGGTGTACCGCGGCGCGCTCCCGAACGGCGTGCAGGTGGCCGTGAAGATTCTCAACAGCACGCTGGACCGGCGCGCCGAGGAGCAGTTCATGGCGGAGGTGGGCACGGCGGGGCGCACCTACCACATCAACCTCGTGCGCCTCTACGGCTTCTGCTTCGACGCCACGACCAAGGCGCTCGTGTACGAGTACCTCGAGAACAGCTCGCTCGACCGCGTGCTCTTCGAGCGCGAGCAGCACCGGGACGtcatcgacggcggcgccctcgGGTTCGACACGCTCTACGGCATCATCGTCGGCACGGCGCGCGGGTTGAGGTACCTGCACGAGGAGTGCCAGCACCGGATCATCCACTACGACATCAAGCCCGGCAACGTGCTCCTCACCGCCGACTACACCGCGAAGGTGGCGGACTTCGGGCTCGCCAGGCTCTGCAACCGCGACAACACCCACCTGACCATGACCGGCGCGCGGGGCACGCCCGGGTacgcggcgccggagctgtggctgccgctgccggtgaCGCACAAgtgcgacgtgtacagcttcgggaTGCTGGTGTTCGAGATCCTCGGGAGGCGGCGCAACCTCGAGCCGCAGCACCCCGCCGTGAGCCAGGAGTGGTACCCCAAGTGGGTGTGGCAGCGGTTCGACCAGGGGAGGTTCGGCGACGTGATGGCGGCGTCGGGGATCCACGCCAAGGACAGGGACAAGGCGGAGAGGATGTGCAAGGTGGCGCTCTGGTGCGTGCAGTACCAGCCGGAGGCGAGGCTGTCCATGAGCAGCGTGGTCAGGATGCTCGAAGGCGAGGAGGAGATCGCGCGCCCCGTCAACCCGTTCACCTACATGGCGAGCCTCCACACGATTTCCTGCTCGAGCAGTGgaggcagcgccgccgcctccagctaTTCGTAG
- the LOC117848616 gene encoding uncharacterized protein → MASLFGARRRRSPEDDGEDDRSGYGRAQRRRLSPEEDAASPEDAGPGAATGSSPGWLSGFVSGAKRVISSVLLFSSPEETGSGEEEEDDEDGNGLNSDENEDVPDTHGAIVPYSESKLAIEQMVMKETFTRDECDKMVELIKSRVTDSTFPEAREYGSPEEIPSRIAGIGHDFTGAWRSLSRDRNFTKSVPFSSMRPGSFSPGSPLQASPELCTAAVTEAKKWLEEKRQGLGLKPEDNGTCTLNTDMLSSGIDSDMGSPVDLAKSYMQSLPPWQSPFLGSQKFNTSSSKYSSSLSKVTTKEDYLSNFWGKLEESRRAHIGSSGGSVDAPKFWNYGSTSRLFENDTAIFSLGTDEKVGEPTKTNNGSEKVAATEPISGYSIPITPAEDRIDGIGEPVELAKDNGNASEIQPDKVAEGNNVSSTSNTKDATDHIGDVKAPTAEPNIGESHINSASEFRPKDAGPPIQARVNGSSKKTSVNGLVDQSKANSGLESSANDNPSCTNSSSVVPPTSNDLTESAAGAADVHSVENCTGINPEEPVKGASRQNVRRGGRKRVVRGPKGRGK, encoded by the exons ATGGCGTCGCTCTtcggggctcgccgccggcgatcgccggaggacgacggcgaggacgatAGATCCGGCTACGGGAgggcccagcgccgccgcctctctccggaggaggacgcggcgtCGCCGGAGGATGCGGGGCCGGGCGCGGCCACGGGGAGTAGCCCCGGGTGGCTCTCTGGCTTCGTCTCCGGCGCGAAGAGGGTAATTTCGTCTGTTTTACTGTTCTCCTCGCCCGAGGAGACGGGctcgggggaggaggaggaagacgacgaagacgGCAACGGCTTAAACTCGG ATGAGAATGAAGATGTTCCTGACACTCATGGAGCAATAGTTCCTTACAGCGAATCAAAGTTAGCTATTGAACAAATGGTTATGAAGGAAACATTTACAAG ggATGAGTGTGATAAGATGGTAGAGCTAATAAAATCACGAGTTACAGATTCTACATTTCCTGAAGCCCGTGAATATGGATCGCCAGAAGAAATCCCAAGTAGGATTGCAGGCATTGGCCATGATTTCACAGGAGCTTGGCGCTCCTTGAGCCGTGATCGGAATTTCACTAAATCAGTTCCATTCTCTAGCATGAGACCTGGTAGTTTTTCTCCTGGCTCTCCGCTCCAAGCATCACCTGAGCTATGCACTGCAGCAGTTACGGAAGCAAAGAAATGGTTGGAAGAGAAAAGGCAGGGACTAGGCTTAAAGCCTGAAGACAATGGAACATGCACATTGAACACTGATATGTTAAGTTCC GGCATTGACTCTGACATGGGTTCTCCAGTTGACTTAGCGAAATCATACATGCAATCATTACCTCCTTGGCAGTCCCCATTCTTAGGCAGTCAGaagtttaacacatcatccTCCAAATACTCTAGCTCCTTATCAAAG gtaaccacaaaggaggattacCTTTCCAACTTTTGGGGAAAATTGGAGGAATCACGAAGAGCTCACATTGGATCATCTGGAGGTTCTGTGGATGCTCCAAAATTCTGGAATTATGGTTCTACATCCAGATTATTTGAGAATGATACCGCTATATTCTCATTGGGTACTGATGAGAAAGTTGGCGAGCCTACCAAAACCAATAATG GGTCTGAAAAGGTTGCAGCAACAGAACCAATCAGTGGGTACTCCATACCTATCACACCAGCCGAAGATAGAATTGAT GGTATTGGTGAACCTGTGGAACTTGCAAAGGACAATGGGAATGCATCTGAAATTCAACCCG ATAAAGTAGCAGAGGGGAACAATGTGTCTTCCACAAG CAATACAAAGGATGCTACTGACCACATTGGAGATGTTAAAGCTCCCACTGCAGAACCAAATATAGGGGAATCACATATCAACTCAGCTTCAG AATTCAGACCAAAGGATGCAGGTCCCCCAATCCAGGCCAGAGTGAATGGGTCAAGCAAGAAAACATCTGTGAATGG CCTTGTGGATCAATCAAAGGCCAACTCCGGGTTAGAATCTTCAGCAAACGATAATCCAAGCTGCACTAACTCAAGCAGTGTTGTGCCACCCACCAGTAACGACTTAACTGAGTCTGCAGCTGGTGCTGCAGATGTTCATTCTGTTGAGAATTGCACTGGAATTAATCCAGAAGAACCGGTTAAGGGGGCCTCGAGACAGAATGTTCGGCGAGGAGGACGGAAAAGGGTGGTGCGAGGGCCTAAAGGAAGAGGGAAGTAG
- the LOC117848618 gene encoding ethylene-responsive transcription factor ERF003 → MPKLQRFRGVRQRHWGSWVSEIRHPLLKTRIWLGTYETAEDAARAYDEAARLMSGPAARTNFPLSSSTGAGATLSPTLRAKLEKCCTESLSKQPAKDDDGANASGAERDGRQEQGVKAEVGEDDGEEYIEEMIRELTYYGPVEIQHPSSGSSGAGAGAGPACSSSAIR, encoded by the exons ATGCCGAAGCTGCAGAGGTTCAGAGGAGTGAGGCAGAGGCACTGGGGCTCCTGGGTCTCCGAGATCCGCCACCCACTCCT GAAGACGAGGATCTGGCTGGGCACGTACGAGACGGCGGAGGACGCGGCGCGGGCGTACGACGAGGCGGCGCGCCTGATGAGCGGGCCCGCGGCGCGCACCAACTTCCCCCTGAGCAGCAGCACCGGCGCGGGCGCCACCCTCTCCCCGACGCTGCGCGCCAAGCTGGAGAAATGCTGCACGGAGTCGCTGTCCAAACAGCCGGcgaaggacgacgacggcgcgaaCGCGTCGGGAGCAGAGCGCGACGGCCGGCAGGAGCAGGGCGTGAAAGCCGAGgtcggcgaggacgacggcgaggagtaCATCGAGGAGATGATCAGGGAGCTCACCTACTATGGCCCCGTGGAGATACAGCACccctcctccggctcctccggcgccggcgccggtgccggcccGGCCTGCTCGAGCTCGGCGATTAGGTGA